ACCAGCATGGCCACAAGAAAACCCAGCCCGCTTCCTAATCCGTCGAAGAACGCCTTTGACATTTTATTCTTGCTGGCAAAGACCTCAGCCCTCGCAAAGATCGAGGCAAAAGCCACAATTATCTGAATATAAAGCCCTATCACTTTATATATATCTCTAAAATAAGTGGACATGGTCATATCTATAATAGTGACGTAACCGGCGATAATGAACATGAATATCGGGATACGTATCTTCGGATGTATGAAGTTTCTGATTGCAGACACTGTAACATTGACCATCGTCTGGACAAATACTACCGAGACCCCAAGAGCAAAACCGGTCTTTAAGCTGCTTGTAACAGCGATTGCAGGGCACAGGCTGATAGCCATACGGAATATGGTATTCTCGCCGAATACGCCGTTCTTCAGAAGTTCCCAGTTGCTCTTTACACGAATATGGCTCATTTCTCAACCTCGCTTGTACTGTTTCCTGAACCCAGTTTTTCCTTGAGCATATTAACCGCATTCTTGACCGCATCTTCAGCCACCGCGCGGGTTGATATGGTAGCTCCTGTTATCGCCTGAATATTCTTGTCAGTCTCTGTCTTTACAACAACAAGGTCATCTGCGGTCTTCCCGACAAACTGATCAAGAAAATAATCTTTCTCCACCTCATCTCCAAGTCCGGGTGTCTCTTTATGCCCGAGTATCTTTACTTTCTTGATAAGAAGATCGTTGCCCAGAGAAACAAAAACATGTATATAACTGGAATAGCCTTTGCCGTAGCTCTCCGCGATATATCCGATATCCGTGCCGTTTATGCATTTTTTTATTTCCTTGGACTTGCCGGTCTTTTCATCCGTTACCTTCTCTATCTTTACCTCTCCGCATTTCCTCGCGGCATAGTATTCAGAATGTTTATGGTGCGGTTCCCACATTCCCAATTCCTCAACCTGATCTGCCTCAGGCATCATCGTCTGAAGGGCCGCCTCTTTCTCCTCTTTCTCTTTCTGAAATTTGACCGGAGAGGTATAAGCATAGATAACCGCTATCAATAACCCGCCTATGACATATACAACAGCGAGGTTAAAGGCTATCTTTATGATCTCTATTGGTTTCATTTCTTATCTTCCATGACTTTCTTCTTCTTGACCGCCCCGAAGAGGTCAGGTTTTACACCCCTGTCGATAAGCGGGGCGAAACAGTTCATAAGCAGTATCGCAAACATTACGCCCTCAGGATAACCGCCTTTCAAACGTATGAGCATGGTCAGTGCCCCGCAGCCTATACCGAAGATTATCTGGCCTTTCCTTATAGTCGGGCATGTCACATAGTCTGTAGCCATAAAGAAGGCGCCGAGCACCAGGCCGCCGCTCATCATATGAATAATGGGGTCGCCGGAAAACAATCCGCTTTTGCCGCCAAACGCCCAGGCAAGCAGGCCGACTGTCGCCATAAAAGAGACTGGTATATGCCAGGTTATATACTTTTTATAAAGAAGATAAAGAGCTCCGATAAGGAGAAATATCACCGAGGTCTCACCGAGAGATCCTGCCCTGTGGCCTGTAAAAAGACTCATGTACAGGTCGCTTTTTGTTCCGAACGCCTCAATGAGCTTTGATATGCCTTCTTCCTTTAATATCCCCAGAGGGGTCGCAGTGGTCTTGGCATCAAGAGCAGCAAATGCGGCAGTAGGCTCTTTCCATACAGTCATGGCCTTTGTCCATGTGATCAATAAGAAGGCCCTTCCGATAAGCGCCGGATTAAAGACATTATATCCAAGCCCGCCGAAGAGCTGCTTTACAATTACTATAGCTACAAACGAACCGACTATTGGTATATAAAAAGGAAGGTCAGGCGGAAGGTTCATCGCAAGGAGAAGCCCGGTCAGGAAGGCGCTCCCGTCATGCACAGATATCTTTTTATTTAAAGACCTCTGGTAGATATATTCAAAACCTACTGAAGAGCCGATACATAGAGCGGTTACAAACATCGCCCTTGGACCGAAATAGTAGAACGATGCTATCAAAGCCGGGAAGAGCGCAAAGTTGACGCTCCACATTATCTTTGATACAGACTCCTCATCCCTGACATGAGGGCTGACCGATACGATCAATTGTTTATCTTTTTTCTCTTCCGCCATTTTTACCTTTTAACTTTCAACTATTAACTCTAAACTTATTTACCCTGGTTTGGTCTGTGATTTGGCAAGCCTGACGAACTGAACCATCGGCCTCTTTGACGGACATACGAAAGCGCATGACCCGCATTCAAAGCAGTCAAAGAGGTTGTAATCCTTTGTCTCTTCAAAACGGCCCTTCTCGGAAAGAATACTTATCATTGAAGGATTAAGCCCCATCGGGCAGACATCTATACAGCGGCCGCATCTTATGCAGGCGGAGTACTCGTCAGTTGATATGAACTCATCTTCACTCTGAACAAGTATCCCTGAAGTTCCTTTAATCACAGGAACATCAAGGTTCCACTGGGCAAAGCCCATCATAGGCCCGCCGCTTATAACCTTCACAGCGCCCTCAGCAAGACCGCCGCAGTCTTTAATGATCTCTGATACAAGTGTGCCTATACGGACCATGAGGTTCTTCGGCTCCTTAACACCTCTGCCTGTTACCGTCACTATCCTCTCAATAAGAGGCTTGCCAAAGCGTACCGCCTCATATACGGCAAGTGCTGTGCCGACATTCTGAACAACAGCGCCGACATCCATTGGAAGGCCGCCTTTCCCTGGAACCTCTCTGCCGGTGATAGCCTTGATCAGCATCTTTTCAGCGCCCTGCGGATACTTTACTGTAAGAGGCCTGACCTCTATGCCGGCCTCACCCTCTGAAGCCTTCTTCATCGCCTCAATTGCGTCCGGCTTGTTCTTCTCTATTCCTATATATCCGTTTGTCACACCGACCGCTTTCATTATCAGTTTAAGCCCGTTAACAATAGACTTTGGCTGCTCCACCATAAGCCTGTGGTCAGCAGTGAGGTAGGGTTCGCATTCAGCGCCGTTAAGGATGACAACATCAATTGTTTTTTCTTTGGGAGGGGAGAGTTTCACATTGGTTGGAAAAGCTGCCCCTCCGAGCCCGACTATGCCTGCATCCCTTATCAGTGCCTTTATCTCATCTGCGCTTAAAGCCATGAAATCCGGGGTATCAATTAATGCAATGCCCTCGTCTTTCTCATCGCTCTCTATCACAACAGACTGCACCATTCTGCCTGAAGGGTGAAGAAAGTCGCTTATTGCAACGACTTTGCCTGATATGGAAGCGTGAACAGGAGCGGATACAAAACCCGGCGCGGAGCCGATCAGCTGGTACTTTTTGACCTCATCGCCGATACTCACCTCAGCCTTTGCAGGCGCGCCTATATGCTGGCTTAAAGGAATTACCACTCTTTTAGGTAAAGGGGCATTCTGGGTTGGATTGCCAGCAGTAAGTTCTTTGGAGTCATGGGGATGAACCCCTCTTTTAAATGTATCGGTTCTAACCATTTAATAATCAATCCTTAAAATTTATGTCTTCGAGGAATAAATCCTGGTTATTATACAGAAAGAAGCAATAAAAGTGCTCATAAATATTTTATAAATTAATAAAAAACATTAATAGTTTTTGATATATAAAGAGGATTCATTTAATATGCTGCGATTTTAAAAAATAATTCGGTTTTTGTAAGCATTTTCCTTGCCAATCTCTTTACTTGGCATAGTCCCTATGATAGAATAGCTGCAGAATGAAGGGTAAGTTTTTTATTGTATTATCAATAATATCAGCCCTTGGGATCTTAATCCTCCTGGGCAGCAATGAAGAAGGTATTATTATAAACCCCTCATACCATACTTCTGTAATGCGTGGAATTCACCTGAACCACAAAAATGGAAATGCACTCAAATGGGAACTCTTTGCCAGGAACGCGACATTTCCGGAAGACAAAAAAGATATCATTATTGATTCACTTGAGCTGAAGATCCATGACGGGCATGATATATATATTACCGGCGGGAAAGGTATATATAATATAAACAAGAAAGACCTTGCTATAGAAGATAAGATAGAGATAAAACTGAAAGACGGGGTCTTTAAAACCGATTCGCTCAAATGGGAAAGCGAAGAGGGGCTGATAACTGCTCCTAATGGTGTTGAATTTATTAGTGATAATTTCACAATTGAAGGAACCGGACTTGTGGCTGACGTAAGCAAAGAGAAGATAAGGATACTTAAGAATGTCAAAGGCACTTTTTACCGTTAACATATTCCTGGCGATTACATTATTTTTCATGCCGGTAGTTGCCTCACACGCGTCTACCCTGAAAAGAGACACCCCGATAGTTATTACCTCCGATACGCTGACCGCTGACAATAAAAATGACACAGCCATATTTGAAGGCTCTGTCGTTGCAACATCTCAGGATATTAAGATCTCCTCAGATAAGATGACAGTTTATTACAGAGATGGAGACAGCAAGATCGCAAAAATACACGCAGTTGGAAATATCAAGGTCCAAAAAGACGGGATGGCTATCTTTTCAGAAGAAGCGGAATACATAGATGAAGAAGAGAAGATAATCTTTACAGGGAATCCTAAGGTCATTGAAAATGATAACTCCATAACAGGGACCAGAATAATCTATTTCCTCAAGGATGACCGAGCTGTTGTAGAAGGCAGCAAGGTACTTATAAAAAACAAGAAATAATAATTATATGCATACTCTTGATATTACAGAACTAAAAAAGAGCTATAGCGGCAAACCCGTTGTCTCAGGAATAAGCATGAATATCAATTCCGGAGAGGTGGTGGGGCTTCTCGGACCGAACGGGGCAGGAAAGACAACATCATTCTATATGATACTCGGCCTTATTGAGCCGGACAGCGGCTCTATCTATCTCGACGGCGAAGACCTGAGCAGCTACCCTATGTACAAAAGATCAAGGAAGGGGATCGGCTACCTCCCACAGGAGATCTCAATCTTCAGAAAGCTGAGCGTTGAGAACAATATCAGGGCTGTCATTGAGATGACAGACGCCAAAGATAAAGAGGAAAAGCTGAACCGCATAATGGAAGAGTTCAACCTTGCCCCTTTTGCAAACAGACTTGGATATCAGCTGTCCGGAGGCGAACGCAGAAGAGTGGAGATTGCAAGGGCCCTTGCCATAGACCCTCTGTTTATACTGCTGGATGAGCCGTTTGCCGGGATAGATCCTATTGCGGTAATGGATCTGAAGAAGACACTCTCGCAGCTGAAAAGCAAAGGTATAGGCCTTATCATCACAGACCATAATGTCAGGGAGACGCTCTCGATAACTGACAGGGCATACATAATAAGTGACGGGAAGATAATCGCACACGGCATCCCGACAGAACTGATAGCCAATGAACTTGTAAAGAGAAGCTATCTCGGAGAGGAGTTCAGGTTATAATGGCTATGCAGGAACAAAAACTACAGCTGAAGATGTCCCAGAAGCTGGTGCTTACCCCCCAGCTTCAACAGTCTATAAAGCTGCTTCAGCTTCCTCTTCTGGAACTATCCCAGGAGCTGACCCAGGAGTTGATGAGCAATCCCCTGCTTGAAGAGATCACCGATGGTGAAACTTTTGAAAAAAGTTCCTCATCTGAATTAAAGCATGATGATGAAGCAATTCAACAACCTGTTGAAGAAAGCGAGTCCCCTCTTGAGAAGATATTCGGATATACAACCGATAACTACTTTGAAGAGAGAGAGAGCGACGGCAGGGATCTTGGTTATTTCAATGACGGCATTGATACGCCTTCCCCTTTTGAGCGCAATACCCACAAACCTGACCTTTACGAACACCTGCTGTGGCAGCTAAGGCTTTCAAATATCCCGGAGTCAATAGGCCATATAATCGAGATAATGATAAACAACCTTAATGAGTACGGTTATCTTGACGCTTCTCTTGATGAGATAGCAAAGGCCGCTGAAACCGACATCCAAACCGCTGAGAAAGCGCTGTCAAGTATGCAGGGGTTTGACCCGGCCGGTGTCGGAGCAAGAAATCTTCAGGAATGCCTGATCCTACAGTTGAAACCTCTTGACCTTCAGGGCACTCTCGTTGAGAATATCCTCCGTCATGGCTTTAATGAACTGGAGCGAAAGAACCTGAAGCAGCTTGCCTCAAAACTGCACGCCTCTTTTGACGATATATTAGCCGCTGTGAAGATCATTGAAGGGCTCGAACCAAGGCCCGGAAGAAATTATTCTTCTGATGAACCTACTTATGTAACACCTGACGTCTTTGTTGAAGAAGCAGACGGCCAATTTATCATAACCCTGAACAATGAGGGAAGCCCCAGGCTGAGGATATCAGCTTTTTACAGGAGGCTCCTGGCTGACAAAATCAATCTGGGCAAAGAAGAGAAAGAGTTCCTCAGGGAGAAGCTTCGGTCAGCCCTCTGGCTGCTCAAGAGCCTTGACCAGAGGAACAAGACCATATACAGGGTCACAGAGAGCCTGCTCAAGTTTCAGGAAGATTTTTTTAGAAAGGGATTTAAACATCTTAAGCCTTTAAAATTGAAAGACATCGCAGAAGACCTGGGAATGCATGAAAGCACGATAAGCCGAGTAACTTCCAGCAAATATATGCAGTGCCCTCAGGGGGTCGTAAGCTTAAAGTCTTTCTTCAGCAATGCAATATCTTCGACAAGCGGCAGCATACCTTCGTCAAATGTTAAAGAGACTATCAGAAAGTTCATCGAGGATGAAGATTCTAAAAAACCTTACAGTGACAAAAAAATAACTGAGCTGCTTAAAAACAACGGGGTTGATATAGCCCGAAGGACCGTAGCCAAATACAGGGAGGAACTAAAGATACCTTCAAATACCAAACGCAAAAAATGGGCATGATCAATTATCAGAAATAATATGTAATTTTTAATCACCGGCTTTTAATTTCAATCAAATTGAGGAGGAGCAAATGAACATTACAGTACATGCCAAACATATGGAACTTACAGACAACCTGAAAAAATACGCTGAGGAGAAGATAGGGAAGTTCAATAAGTATTTCAGCGATGTTATAGAAACGACAGTCACCCTCAGCATTGAGAAGTACCGGCACAAGGCAGAAGTCCTCATAAAAGCCAACGGTTCTTTTATACAGGCTGAAAGCATAACCGATGAGATGTATTCCTCCATTGATGAGGTTGTTGAAAAGTTAGAGCGTCAGGTCAAAAAGAATAAAGAAAAACTCGCATCTAAAAGAAAGGGAAGGGAGAAACCCGGAGAAATATTTGCCGGTGAAGAACCTGCCCCTGCCATAATCAAAAGCAGGTCTTTTGATACCAAGCCCATGAGCATTGATGAAGCAGCCATGCAGATGGAGATGCTCAAAAGGGATTTCTTCATATTTACCAATGCATCTTCAGGCCAGATAAATGTTCTGCACAAAAGAAAAGACGGCAATTTGGGGCACATAGAACCACAATAATGAAACGCATTAAAACCGGACATTTCTCTACTATACTGCTGACAGGGCTTTCGGGCGCCGGAAAGACAGTGGCGCTCAACGCCCTTGAAGACAGCGGATTCTTCTGTGTCGACAATCTCCCTGTTACTCTCATTAAGACCTTTGTAAACCTATGCAGCAAAACTCCGGCTGTTTCAAAGGTCGCTATCGGAGTAGATATCAGAGGCGGTAAGTTTCTGCCCGCATTCTCGGATATAATCCCGACCCTTAAAAAGAAGTTTAAGATGGAGGTGATCTTCCTTGAGGCAAAAGAAGATGTGCTCTTGAGCAGGTTCAAGGAGACAAGGCGCCCCCACCCTCTTGGCCTGAATGATATAAAAAAGTCGACACAAAAAGAGAAAAAGCTCCTTTCATCCATCAGGAAAGAGGCAGACAGGATAATAGATACATCTAAATTAACACCGCACCAGCTCAGAAAACTTATTATAAGTTCCCACCTCGGGGCAAATAGCAAAAGCATGGCGATCACCCTGATCTCTTTCGGATACAAGTACGGCGTTCCGCTTGAATCAGATCTTCTATTTGACGTGCGCTTCCTTCCAAACCCTTTCTTTATAAAAGAACTTAAAAAATATCCCGGTACATCGGCAAAAGTAAAAAACTTCGTTCTTCAAAAAGAAGATACAATAAAGTTCCTCGATAAACTCTACCCTCTTCTTGACAGCATAATCCCGCTATATATAAAAGAGGGCAAGAGCTACCTTACGATAGGCATAGGATGCACAGGAGGCATGCACCGCTCACCGGCAATTGCTGAAGAGATTAAAAAGACCCTCAAGAAACAGAAGCTGAATGTCTCTGTATTGCACAGGGATCTGCCGCTCTCATAAAAAACATTGCAGTTCGGTTTTGCCTGGTTTCCTAATGTGTGTGAAATTACACAAAGCTGCAACGTATGGTATTTATTATATTTATCTTAAAGCCATAACTCATTGCAATATATAATAATTCGCAATTTATATAGTAGTGGCACCAACTTTGCGTGTATATATTGGGTATGAGTAACCAGAGACGTTCAAAACGCGTAAATCACAGGCTGGATGCTGAGGTTGTACTTGAGAAAAAGTCATATTGGGGATCAATAGAGAACTTCTCTGAAGTGGGGATCTTCAAGATATCAGTTCCTGATGAAGAAGTTGTCGAATTCATCCCCGGCGCAGGGGTTTTAATAAGGTTTCAACTGCCCTCAAAAGAAGAGATCAACCTGAACTGCTCTATAAAATGGCTGCGTATCACACCCGAACCGCTTGCAGGGATCATATATAACATGGGAATGGAGATACATAACCCGCCGCAGCAATATCTGAACTTCGTTCACAGCCTTTATGTGTTAGAATAAAAAACCTCCTGAAAGGCTGAGAAGCATGCAAAATCAATATAACGAATACTGCTCCTACCTGGTGGGAGAGCTCACCAAGTTAATTTCCATTAATGCCGAAGAATTCAAAATTCTGCTGGATTATTTTCATTGCAGAAATGTTTCCAAAGGCGTGACTCTCTGGAGAGAGGGAGATGATTGTGACTACATTGCATTTGTAGCATCGGGCAGGGTTATGATATCCAAGGAGACAGAGTTAAAGGGCAACCCTGTAGTGCTCGGCATCTACGGCACAGGGTCTTTCATAGGCGCACTGTGCATACTTGATAACAGCGGCAGGGCTGTTACTGCTGAAACACTTGATGACACCTCGCTCATGATAATAACCAAAGAGAATTTCGACAAGCTCATGAATGAAAATCCTGCATTATGGGGGAAACTGCTGAAGGGTATCCTTCTCTCCGTATCAAAGCGTCTTAAAAGTTCCTTCGAACGCCTCGTCACGGTTTTTTAAAAAATCCGTTCCCATCTTATCCACCCGTCATAACCTTGCGTAAGTATGATATTAATCATATCGTATAACATAGATACCATTTACAATATTAATGCCAATAGAGGTAAGGTAATAATGAAGAATTTATCTAATGAAGAGCTCCTGAAAATAAAAGCTGAGATCAACGTATTCCGCTACTTGAGCGAAGAGGATATTAAAGAGATATCCGGCTACTTCAAGATTAAGTCAGCGGCAGCAAACAGCATCATCTGGAAAGAGTTCAGCCCTTGCGACTATGTCGCCTTTATACTTTCAGGAAGCGTGAAGATGACGAAGGAGACGGAGTTCAAAGGGAAAGAGATAGTATTCGGCATTTACAAAAAAGGAGCGACCATCGGCGCCTTATGCATACTTGACCGAGGCATCAGGCCTGTTACAGCCGTAGCATTAGAAGATGTCTCTCTGGTTCTTATTACGCGTGAGGACTTTGATGAACTGATAGAAAAGTATCCGAGATCAGGCGCCAGACTGTTAAAAGGAATGCTCCTTTCACTCTCAATGCGCCTGAGATGTTCATATGACCGCATGACATCGGTATTCTGATTTAAATCGTATTTTCTTCCTCTTTGTCATTCCCGACTGAACCTGTCCCGTGTTTCGAGGAATCACCTCCTTTTATTCCCCTCTAAAAAGAGGGGTGAGGGGTGTGTTGTTTGCTTCTTTTCACTTAACTTACCACTACATTTTGTACCTTGTGTTTTCCTACTCATACAACTATACTTTTCTTATTCAAAAAAATACGGCTGGCAGTATACTAATTGTTAGGACTCACGCAAGGTAACATTATGAATGACGAAACCTATAAATCTGCATTACAAAGAAATCTAAATGAAGTAGTTATGGCAAAGTTAGAGTACGATGCTTATCGGGAAATTGATGAGAAATTACTATTGAACTTTTATGATTCTTTTTTTGTACTCGCGCAAGATTCACTTTTCAATGATATGGTTGCGCATATGATAAAAGTATTAGACCAAGATTCTCAAAGCACCACCTTCTGGTACATTTTCAGATATAAATCGGACGAAGTTAAAGAATTCATAAAGCGAGAGAATATAGATTTTATGGCTATCTATGACATTGCAAATAAACTCAAGATCGTCAGGAATAAAACTCATTTCCATATTGACAAGAAAGGCGTAAAGGACCCAAAAGCTGTATGGGCAGATGCAAATATTACATACGATGAACTCAAATCTAATATAGACGCTATTTATAAAATCTTAAACTATTTTCATAACAAAGAATTCAATGTTGATTTTTTAATACCACCAATAAATGATTTGCAATATATTATTAAAGCTTCGGTCGATGCTGGATATGCGTCAAAACTGGAGTCCTAATAATATCGATAGAAGACATATGGCTAAGCAGAAAGCTAAATCAAACGTAATTCCTTTCCCAAGCAAAAAGACACAAGAGAAACCGAGATGCGGGCTTTGCGGGAAAAATACAAATCTGATCCAGACAGATTGCTGTGGGAACTGGATATGTAATGATGAACATAAATATGTCATATTTTCCTAAGCCAGAAATAGTTGCAGCAGGAATCATAGAAGCTTCACCTTGTGCGGTTATCATCAGACTGAAGGACACAGCGGCAACTGGAAAGACTGCTTGGAATGCAGGCATCCTTCAAGACAGAAATGTACGTTTGGTACGGGACTAATGAATACAATTTTGAAAAACTTGAGAACCCGCCTGCTTACGAACCTACAAAATGCTCTCAATGCGGGATCATTATTAATTTAGGGACTGGTGGTTATTCCGCTCTTGGGGATCAATATTGGTGTGAAGAGTGCCATGACATACTGACAAAAGAAAAGATACAGGAATATGAAAATATCAGAAAAAGAAGAAGTGACTAATCACAGGGAACTACTTCAGTAGCTTCTCAAAATCCTTAGCACCAATTATTAGGATCTGCCTTCTTGACAGCAAAGCCTTTTTTATCACATTATCATAGGCAATATAATAGCATCACCTCTGGAAATAATGCGTTAATGCGTGAAAATCTTATTAAACTATACCAGCTTGTATCTGGACGCCGTTTCCTCAAAATTTACAATGAGCTTAAACGTACTGAGTTTCTAGACCGCGACAGCCTTCTGTCCCTGCAACGCGCCAAGCTTTATAAATTGATCTCTTATGCATTTCAGTATGTCCCTTATTACCGCAGAACATTTGATGAAGTGGGTTTCCGCCCTGAGGACTTAGATAAGGATTTCAACAATTTCCGTAAAATTCCTCTTCTTACCAAGAAGGACATTATTGACCACCGTGAAGAATTCTTCACCACCGACATCAAAGTCCGAAAAAACCTTTTACCGACATCGAGCAGCGGCACCTCAGGAATGCCTCTTAGTTTCTGGCAAGACCGCAATCACTGGGATCACTATAAAGCCGATTATTGGAGGTCTCTGTCATATTCTGGGTGGCAGCTTGGTGACAGGACGGCCTACCTATGGGGAATAATGGATGCAAATAAAAATCAGTCGCTATATGCAAGGTTAAGAGAGAGCATGAAAAAAATTGCAGACAATAGTTTCAAATACAGCGCGCTTGATCTTTCCGATGAAAAATATGCAGAGTTAGCACTCCGCATAAGGCAAGAACGTCCGGTACTACTCACAGGCTATGCTTCAGCGTTGTATGCCTTTGCCCAATATCTGCGGAGAAAAAATCTGACCGACCTGAAGCTACGGTCTGTTTATTCCTCGGCAGAGATGCTTTATCCACACCAACGGGAATTTATTAATAAAACATTGAACTGCAGGATTTTTAACCGGTATGTCTCACGTGAACTCGGGATCATAGCATATGAGTGTGAAATGCATAATGGTATGCATGTTAGCATGGAAAATTGCTATGCTGAGGTCATCGGCTCCGATAAAACACAAGACGGAGGAAATGCCGGTGAGATCATATTAACAGATCTGAACAATTTCGGCTTCCCTTTTATAAGGTACTGTCAGGGAGACATGGTGCAAATGAAAGAGCAAGTTTGCGAATGCGGACGGCAGGGAACTGTAATAGAAAGCTTAAAAGGCCGGACGGCTGATTTATTCAGAAGAAGCGATGGGGGGGTAGTATATGGCGCTTTTGATGTTATTCCTAAAAAAGTCAGCGGGATCAAACAATATCAGATAATACAAAGGGAGGTTGACCTTATTATCGTCAGGCTTGTATGTGACAATAAATTTGATCTGAAAGATAAGGAAACAATTACACGCATCATCAGAAAAATCATGGGGGAGGCTGCATTGGTCAGGTTTGAGTTCCATGACAAACTTTCTCTGTCCTTGTCCGGTAAAT
This region of Thermodesulfovibrionia bacterium genomic DNA includes:
- the rapZ gene encoding RNase adapter RapZ, which translates into the protein MKRIKTGHFSTILLTGLSGAGKTVALNALEDSGFFCVDNLPVTLIKTFVNLCSKTPAVSKVAIGVDIRGGKFLPAFSDIIPTLKKKFKMEVIFLEAKEDVLLSRFKETRRPHPLGLNDIKKSTQKEKKLLSSIRKEADRIIDTSKLTPHQLRKLIISSHLGANSKSMAITLISFGYKYGVPLESDLLFDVRFLPNPFFIKELKKYPGTSAKVKNFVLQKEDTIKFLDKLYPLLDSIIPLYIKEGKSYLTIGIGCTGGMHRSPAIAEEIKKTLKKQKLNVSVLHRDLPLS
- a CDS encoding PilZ domain-containing protein produces the protein MSNQRRSKRVNHRLDAEVVLEKKSYWGSIENFSEVGIFKISVPDEEVVEFIPGAGVLIRFQLPSKEEINLNCSIKWLRITPEPLAGIIYNMGMEIHNPPQQYLNFVHSLYVLE
- a CDS encoding Crp/Fnr family transcriptional regulator, encoding MQNQYNEYCSYLVGELTKLISINAEEFKILLDYFHCRNVSKGVTLWREGDDCDYIAFVASGRVMISKETELKGNPVVLGIYGTGSFIGALCILDNSGRAVTAETLDDTSLMIITKENFDKLMNENPALWGKLLKGILLSVSKRLKSSFERLVTVF
- a CDS encoding cyclic nucleotide-binding domain-containing protein: MKNLSNEELLKIKAEINVFRYLSEEDIKEISGYFKIKSAAANSIIWKEFSPCDYVAFILSGSVKMTKETEFKGKEIVFGIYKKGATIGALCILDRGIRPVTAVALEDVSLVLITREDFDELIEKYPRSGARLLKGMLLSLSMRLRCSYDRMTSVF